In one Haemophilus parainfluenzae genomic region, the following are encoded:
- the lptG gene encoding LPS export ABC transporter permease LptG, whose product MNTLDRYIGKSILGAIFATLFTLVGLSAIIKFVEQFRSVGKGSYDIWQAVAYTGLTIPKDVETFFPMAALLGALIALGNLASRSELVVMQSAGFSRFKIGLAVMKTALPLVFFTMIIGEWGIPQTEQFARDMRTRALSGGSMLSVKNGVWAKDGNNFVYVRRIKDDAKLEDIYIYTFDDQRNLTHLKHANQAQYSAENNQWQLRQVNNSAVSKEQITTTNRLTEDWVTSLTPDKLGAVSLRPTSLSISGLYEYIAFLKQTGQDSRRFELTYWRKILQPLSVGVMMMLALSFIFGSLRSVTAGARIVTGICFGFLFYVVNEIFGQMSVVFNAPAFLGALMPSLLFMAIIWWLLARKRD is encoded by the coding sequence ATGAATACTCTTGATCGTTATATCGGTAAAAGCATTTTAGGGGCAATTTTTGCCACGCTATTTACGTTGGTTGGCCTTTCGGCAATTATCAAATTTGTAGAGCAATTCCGTAGCGTAGGGAAAGGTTCTTATGATATTTGGCAAGCGGTGGCTTATACAGGATTAACCATTCCTAAAGATGTGGAAACCTTTTTCCCAATGGCGGCCTTGTTAGGTGCATTAATCGCTTTAGGTAATTTAGCCAGCCGCAGTGAATTAGTGGTAATGCAATCTGCGGGTTTTTCTCGCTTTAAAATTGGATTAGCCGTCATGAAAACGGCACTTCCACTGGTGTTTTTTACCATGATTATTGGAGAGTGGGGGATTCCTCAAACTGAACAGTTTGCCCGTGATATGCGTACTCGTGCACTTTCTGGTGGCTCAATGCTTTCGGTAAAAAATGGTGTATGGGCAAAAGACGGTAATAATTTCGTGTATGTGCGTCGAATTAAAGATGATGCGAAATTAGAAGATATTTATATTTATACTTTTGATGACCAGCGTAATCTCACTCATTTGAAGCATGCAAATCAAGCGCAATATTCTGCTGAAAATAATCAATGGCAGTTACGCCAAGTCAATAATTCAGCAGTATCAAAAGAGCAAATTACCACGACAAACCGTTTAACAGAAGATTGGGTAACAAGCTTAACGCCAGATAAATTAGGCGCAGTTTCATTACGTCCAACGTCATTATCCATTTCAGGCTTGTATGAATATATTGCGTTCTTAAAACAAACAGGACAGGATTCTCGCCGTTTTGAATTAACCTATTGGCGTAAGATTTTACAGCCCCTTTCTGTAGGTGTAATGATGATGCTTGCGTTATCTTTCATCTTCGGTTCATTGCGTAGTGTCACTGCAGGAGCGAGAATCGTAACGGGGATTTGCTTTGGATTCTTGTTCTATGTCGTCAATGAAATTTTTGGACAAATGAGTGTGGTATTTAATGCGCCAGCTTTTTTAGGCGCATTAATGCCAAGCCTCTTGTTTATGGCGATTATTTGGTGGCTACTTGCAAGAAAACGAGATTAA
- a CDS encoding LTA synthase family protein — protein sequence MKQTRSPLYPIFLFVIINLIIFSLSRLGLAIWQADRVSAVAGWGQLFLQGLRMDIVALCYLFGVPALFTVLFHHSRIWKMILRIWLTFGSVFILFMELATPAFIETYDFRPNRLFIEYLIYPKEVFSMLMEGHLTAVIFSLIFTVTAFFCYWKLSGYAVKDLRPMSWKLRPVIALLVIAVAFLGARSSFQHRGVNPAMVAFSSDGLVNSLVLNSGYSVLYAAQQFKDEGASSEAYGKMDTDEMLRIVKASRGRPESDYISEKIPTLTKNQATYQGKPKNIVIILEESFGAQFIGTLGGKPLSPEFDKLAKEGWLFENLYATGTRSVRGIEATTAGFTPTPARAVVKLNNSQSGFFTIADLLAKQGYNTSFIYGGEKHFDNMASFFYGNGFQTIIDQKDYQNPKFTATWGVSDEDLFDKANETFTQLQNEGKPFFSLVFSSSNHDPFEFPDGKIELYEQPKATRNNSAKYADYAIGYFFNLAKQSNYWKDTVFLVIADHDSRAAGASLVPIKHFHIPALILGDHVEPRRDSRLVSQIDMPTTLLSIAGVSGNYPMIGFDLTQDVNPNRAFMQFDQTQALMKGNHDVVIQTPNSKAKGYVYDKEKDTLTEKDVPEEMKKEALAHALLGSYLYKNRLYKGSEEK from the coding sequence ATGAAACAAACACGTTCTCCTTTATATCCGATTTTTCTCTTCGTCATCATTAATCTGATCATTTTCTCCTTATCTCGTCTTGGGCTTGCGATTTGGCAGGCAGACCGTGTCTCTGCGGTAGCTGGCTGGGGGCAATTATTCTTACAGGGCTTGCGCATGGATATCGTGGCTTTGTGCTATTTATTTGGAGTGCCAGCATTATTTACAGTGCTATTTCATCATAGCCGAATTTGGAAAATGATTTTACGCATTTGGCTTACTTTCGGTAGTGTGTTTATTCTATTCATGGAATTGGCTACGCCCGCATTTATCGAAACCTATGATTTCCGTCCAAACCGTCTCTTTATCGAATATTTAATTTATCCGAAAGAAGTCTTTTCAATGTTGATGGAAGGGCATTTAACTGCGGTCATTTTTAGCCTTATTTTCACTGTTACGGCTTTCTTCTGTTATTGGAAACTATCTGGTTATGCGGTCAAAGATTTACGCCCAATGAGCTGGAAATTACGCCCTGTAATAGCATTGCTCGTGATTGCAGTTGCTTTTTTAGGTGCGCGTTCGAGTTTCCAACACCGTGGTGTTAACCCTGCAATGGTTGCCTTTTCTTCCGATGGTTTAGTGAATTCTCTCGTGTTGAACTCTGGCTATTCTGTCCTTTATGCGGCACAGCAATTTAAAGATGAAGGAGCATCTTCTGAAGCCTATGGCAAAATGGATACTGATGAAATGTTGCGTATTGTCAAAGCAAGCCGTGGGCGCCCTGAAAGTGATTATATTTCAGAGAAGATTCCAACCTTAACGAAAAACCAAGCGACTTACCAAGGTAAACCGAAAAATATCGTCATTATTTTGGAAGAAAGTTTTGGGGCGCAATTTATCGGTACATTAGGCGGAAAACCACTTTCACCTGAATTTGATAAATTAGCCAAAGAAGGTTGGTTATTTGAAAATCTTTATGCTACGGGGACGCGTTCTGTTCGTGGTATTGAAGCTACCACAGCGGGCTTCACACCCACTCCAGCACGTGCAGTGGTGAAATTGAATAACAGCCAAAGTGGTTTCTTTACCATTGCAGATTTACTTGCTAAACAAGGTTACAATACTTCCTTTATTTATGGCGGTGAAAAGCACTTTGATAACATGGCAAGTTTCTTCTATGGCAATGGTTTCCAAACCATTATCGATCAAAAAGATTACCAAAATCCTAAATTTACTGCGACTTGGGGTGTGAGTGATGAGGATTTATTTGATAAAGCGAACGAAACTTTTACCCAATTACAGAATGAAGGAAAACCATTCTTTAGCTTAGTGTTTAGTTCGAGCAATCACGATCCTTTTGAATTTCCGGATGGTAAAATTGAGCTTTACGAACAACCAAAAGCAACCCGTAATAACAGTGCAAAATATGCGGATTATGCGATTGGTTATTTCTTCAACTTAGCGAAACAATCTAATTATTGGAAAGATACCGTGTTCTTGGTGATTGCCGACCATGATTCTCGTGCAGCTGGGGCAAGCTTGGTGCCAATTAAGCATTTCCATATTCCTGCGTTAATTTTAGGTGATCATGTTGAGCCACGCCGAGACAGTCGTTTAGTGAGTCAAATTGATATGCCGACAACCTTACTTTCTATTGCGGGGGTAAGTGGTAATTATCCGATGATTGGCTTTGATTTAACGCAAGATGTGAATCCGAATCGTGCCTTTATGCAGTTTGATCAAACCCAAGCTTTAATGAAAGGCAATCATGATGTCGTTATCCAAACACCAAATAGTAAAGCAAAAGGCTATGTTTATGATAAGGAAAAAGACACATTAACCGAAAAAGACGTGCCGGAAGAAATGAAAAAAGAAGCGTTGGCACATGCCTTACTTGGCAGCTATTTGTATAAAAACCGTTTATATAAAGGCAGTGAAGAGAAGTAA
- a CDS encoding leucyl aminopeptidase yields the protein MKYQANSTALSQSTDCLIIGIYENNEFTKSFNEIDQITKGYLSQLAQSQDLSGKIGQATLLHSLQNLAAKRVLVAGCGKRGETTERQFKQIIQRVTQTLKELTIQQVVNNLTDVEIKDRDLFWNVRFTVETIEHSLYQFDEFKSKKADAISLQEIIFNTDDAQAQQAIAEAQAIANGVKAARNIANMPPNICTPAYLAEQAKKLAETSTSLSLDVVDEEDMTKLSMNAYLAVSRGSQNPAYMSILHFNNAPDKNAKPIVLVGKGLTFDAGGISLKPAADMDEMKYDMCGAASVFGTMKAIAELNLPLNVIGVLAGCENLPDGNAYRPGDILTTMNGLTVEVLNTDAEGRLVLCDALTYVERFEPQYVIDVATLTGACVVALGQHNSGLVSTDDALAEQLLQAAQQTTDKAWRLPLSEEYQEQLKSPFADLANIGGRWGGAITAGAFLSNFTKKYTWAHLDIAGTAWLQGANKGATGRPVSLLTQFLINQTK from the coding sequence ATGAAATATCAAGCAAACTCAACCGCACTTTCTCAATCAACCGATTGCCTTATCATCGGCATTTATGAGAACAACGAATTTACAAAAAGTTTCAATGAAATCGACCAAATCACAAAAGGCTACCTCAGTCAGTTAGCCCAAAGCCAAGATCTTTCAGGCAAAATTGGCCAAGCGACTCTGCTTCATTCGTTACAAAATCTTGCCGCTAAACGCGTGTTAGTAGCAGGTTGTGGCAAAAGAGGGGAAACGACTGAACGCCAATTTAAACAAATCATCCAACGTGTTACCCAAACATTAAAAGAATTAACTATTCAACAAGTGGTAAATAATTTAACGGATGTGGAAATCAAAGATCGCGATCTCTTTTGGAATGTGCGTTTTACTGTTGAAACCATCGAACATAGCCTTTATCAATTTGATGAATTTAAAAGTAAAAAAGCGGATGCTATCTCACTTCAAGAAATTATTTTTAATACCGATGATGCACAAGCTCAACAAGCCATCGCAGAAGCGCAAGCCATTGCAAATGGTGTAAAAGCTGCGCGTAATATCGCGAATATGCCACCTAATATTTGTACACCGGCTTATTTAGCAGAACAAGCTAAAAAATTAGCTGAAACATCAACCTCACTATCTCTCGATGTGGTTGATGAAGAAGACATGACAAAACTTAGCATGAATGCATATTTAGCGGTATCTCGCGGTTCACAAAATCCAGCTTATATGTCTATTTTACATTTCAACAATGCGCCTGATAAAAACGCGAAACCAATCGTGTTAGTGGGTAAAGGTTTAACCTTTGATGCGGGCGGTATTTCTTTAAAACCTGCCGCTGATATGGATGAAATGAAATACGATATGTGCGGTGCGGCTTCGGTATTCGGTACGATGAAAGCCATTGCTGAATTAAATCTGCCATTAAATGTCATCGGCGTATTAGCAGGATGTGAAAACTTACCTGATGGCAATGCTTATCGTCCAGGTGATATTCTCACCACGATGAACGGTTTAACCGTAGAAGTATTAAATACAGATGCGGAAGGACGTTTAGTACTTTGTGATGCGCTCACCTATGTAGAACGTTTTGAACCGCAATATGTGATTGATGTCGCAACCCTAACAGGTGCTTGCGTGGTGGCTTTAGGTCAACATAACAGCGGCTTAGTTTCAACTGATGATGCCTTGGCTGAACAGTTATTACAAGCCGCACAACAAACTACTGATAAAGCTTGGCGATTACCGTTGAGTGAAGAATATCAAGAGCAATTAAAATCTCCATTTGCTGATTTAGCCAATATCGGCGGTCGCTGGGGCGGCGCAATTACTGCTGGCGCATTCCTCTCTAATTTTACGAAAAAATATACTTGGGCACATTTAGATATTGCTGGGACAGCTTGGCTTCAAGGCGCCAATAAAGGAGCAACAGGTCGCCCGGTTTCTTTATTAACGCAATTCTTAATTAACCAAACTAAATAA
- the lptF gene encoding LPS export ABC transporter permease LptF, with protein MILTRYLTKEVFKSQIAILFILLLIFFSQQLVRVLGSAANGKVPADLVFSLLGLGMPTMAQLMLPLCLFIAILLTFGRLYAESEITVMRACGVGQRILVRVALILSLLTAGLAAYNALWLSPWAIQKQAAIVEDAKANPTMGALASGQFMSTSNNNFVLFIDKINGNQISDVYLFQMKAKGQTKPSVVTAEKGELKALPNGDQVLNLQNTLRVEGTSVLPDFRITHFDDYQAYLGHQETNTESDEAAELSFEQLLKDNSAAAKAELHWRITLILAVPLMALIAVPMSKVNPRQGRFAKILPALLLYLIYFLLQSSFKSAGGAGKLDAGLLMPLVNIAFLILGIVLNSWDSTAMHKFRRVFRKG; from the coding sequence ATGATATTAACCCGATATTTAACAAAGGAAGTCTTTAAAAGCCAGATTGCGATTTTGTTTATTTTGCTTTTAATTTTCTTCAGCCAACAACTTGTTCGCGTACTTGGTTCAGCGGCAAATGGTAAAGTGCCCGCCGATCTTGTGTTCTCTTTACTCGGTTTAGGGATGCCGACAATGGCGCAATTAATGTTGCCATTATGTTTGTTTATCGCCATTTTACTGACTTTCGGTCGTCTCTATGCAGAAAGTGAAATTACGGTAATGCGAGCCTGTGGTGTGGGCCAACGTATTCTTGTTCGCGTGGCGTTAATTCTTTCTTTACTCACAGCGGGATTGGCTGCTTACAATGCATTGTGGCTTTCTCCATGGGCCATTCAAAAGCAAGCGGCGATTGTCGAAGATGCTAAAGCGAACCCAACCATGGGGGCATTGGCTTCTGGTCAATTCATGTCCACAAGCAACAATAATTTCGTCTTATTCATTGATAAGATTAACGGTAATCAAATCAGTGATGTTTATCTTTTCCAAATGAAAGCCAAAGGCCAAACGAAACCATCAGTGGTTACGGCTGAAAAAGGTGAATTAAAAGCGTTACCAAATGGCGACCAAGTACTGAATTTACAAAATACTTTGCGTGTAGAAGGTACATCGGTACTTCCTGATTTCCGTATTACGCATTTTGATGATTACCAAGCGTATTTAGGTCATCAAGAGACAAATACAGAAAGTGATGAAGCGGCTGAATTATCTTTTGAGCAATTATTAAAAGATAACAGTGCAGCAGCAAAAGCAGAGTTGCATTGGCGCATTACCTTAATTTTAGCGGTGCCTTTAATGGCGCTTATCGCCGTACCAATGAGTAAAGTGAATCCTCGACAAGGCCGTTTTGCGAAGATCTTACCGGCACTATTGCTTTATTTAATTTACTTCTTATTACAAAGCTCATTTAAATCTGCGGGTGGTGCAGGTAAGCTTGATGCAGGTTTATTAATGCCGTTGGTAAATATCGCCTTTTTAATTTTAGGAATTGTGCTGAATAGTTGGGATAGTACCGCTATGCATAAATTCCGTCGTGTATTCAGAAAAGGGTAA
- a CDS encoding endonuclease/exonuclease/phosphatase family protein, whose amino-acid sequence MKQINRFLKIGLVLAILGAGYFFTSLTIFDRTLIQLNTSQKLSYIPFENKLNMQCDKADNLVPKLAFSRFHLITWNVHKGQDTGWQEDLERFSKRADFVLLQEATQHQNLNTFSTALFVSSFSFKDLLSGVKTFTKTQPEWYCGGGVAEPLIQIPKVASVMSFPLEKGDSLLLINVHLINFEWGISAYQTQLEQLFSFIENHQGPIIMAGDFNAWNETRLNLVNNLMQKYGLDSVTLSQDERVRFLGYPLDYIFKRGVKVARATSEVVTSSDHNPLLMEFELE is encoded by the coding sequence ATGAAGCAAATTAACCGATTTTTAAAGATTGGCTTAGTATTAGCCATTTTAGGTGCTGGGTATTTTTTTACGAGTTTAACAATTTTTGACCGTACATTAATTCAATTAAATACGTCACAAAAACTAAGTTATATTCCTTTTGAAAACAAGTTAAATATGCAATGTGACAAGGCTGATAATTTAGTGCCTAAATTAGCCTTCTCTCGTTTTCATTTGATAACTTGGAATGTGCATAAGGGACAAGATACAGGATGGCAAGAGGATTTAGAACGATTCTCTAAACGGGCTGATTTTGTGTTATTACAAGAGGCGACGCAGCATCAAAATTTAAACACATTTTCGACCGCACTGTTTGTATCTTCTTTTTCTTTTAAAGATCTCTTATCGGGTGTCAAGACATTCACCAAAACGCAACCAGAATGGTATTGCGGTGGTGGTGTTGCAGAACCATTAATACAAATCCCTAAAGTAGCAAGTGTGATGAGTTTTCCATTAGAAAAAGGCGATAGCTTGCTGCTTATTAATGTACATTTAATTAATTTTGAATGGGGGATTTCTGCTTATCAAACTCAGTTAGAACAACTATTTTCCTTTATTGAAAATCATCAAGGTCCCATCATTATGGCGGGCGATTTTAATGCATGGAATGAAACTCGCCTTAATTTAGTCAATAATCTGATGCAAAAATATGGATTAGATTCTGTGACGCTTTCTCAAGATGAACGAGTACGATTCTTAGGTTATCCACTGGATTATATTTTCAAGAGAGGCGTAAAAGTGGCTAGAGCAACATCAGAAGTGGTTACTTCTTCAGATCATAATCCATTACTGATGGAGTTCGAATTAGAATAA
- the ytfE gene encoding iron-sulfur cluster repair protein YtfE, with product MSFGDKKLSEIAVSVPGSTSLLREYDLDFCCGGSDTLSNAAAEKGLNLAEIETRLTELQNSKAENPEEYWVNATYPEIIDHILVRYHQRHREQLQELIVLADRVESVHGDREDCPMGVAAELRNVYEDLSNHMMKEEHVLFPMIKAGNYMMAQMPIRMMEMEHAEHGEHLDVLKSLTNNMTPPADACNTWRALYSGIQEFADDLMMHIHRENNILFPRVIAENH from the coding sequence ATGTCTTTTGGAGATAAAAAATTAAGTGAAATCGCTGTCAGCGTACCCGGCTCAACTTCCCTACTTCGTGAATACGATTTGGATTTCTGCTGTGGTGGGTCAGATACACTTTCCAACGCTGCCGCAGAAAAAGGGTTAAATTTAGCTGAAATCGAAACGCGTTTAACGGAGCTTCAAAACAGTAAAGCAGAAAACCCAGAAGAATATTGGGTTAATGCAACTTATCCTGAAATTATCGATCATATCTTAGTTCGCTACCATCAACGCCATCGTGAACAACTTCAAGAATTAATCGTATTAGCGGATCGCGTAGAAAGTGTTCATGGCGATCGTGAAGATTGTCCAATGGGTGTTGCAGCTGAATTGCGCAATGTCTATGAAGATTTGAGCAACCATATGATGAAAGAAGAGCACGTGCTTTTCCCTATGATCAAAGCGGGAAATTATATGATGGCACAAATGCCGATTCGTATGATGGAAATGGAACACGCAGAACATGGCGAACATTTAGACGTATTGAAATCATTAACAAACAATATGACGCCTCCAGCAGATGCTTGTAACACATGGCGTGCGCTTTATAGCGGTATCCAAGAATTTGCAGATGATTTAATGATGCATATTCATCGTGAAAATAATATTTTATTCCCTCGTGTGATTGCTGAAAATCACTAA